GAAGGGGCTCGCACTGACCGGCACGATCCTCGCCGGAGTGGCCCTCGTGTGGGCTGCCATCGTCACGTTCTCGATCGCCGCACTGATCTGGTCCCCGTCGAGTTCGAACTACGGCGACGACGGCGACGCGGGGCCTCGACCCGAGGCATCCCCCTCCGCGCCGGCCATCGAGCCGTACGCCCCCGAGACCGGCCCCGGATCGATCAGCGACCCGCTGCCACTCCCCTACGTGTCCGGCACATCGACCTACGAGGAATACAGTGCCGATGTCCGCATCGTCGACGAGGACGCGACGGACGAGGTCCTCGCGTGGAACGAGTACAACGACGTCGGCACGGATGGACGTCGCTTCGTCCTCGTGGAGATGACCGTGACCGGTCTCGACCCGAATGGCGTCTCGGCGACCTTCCCGACGTACGACCTGTCGCTCGCAACGCCCGACGGGGCCGTGTACCAGAGCTCGTTCGTGGTCGCCGACGACGACACGACGCTCCTCCGCGATGCCGGGACGATCGCCGAGGGCGACACCGTGACCGGGCTCGTCGCCTATCTCGTCCCCGAGGATGCGACCGACCTGCTCCTCACGGATTACGAGAACTACTACTCGTTCTGACCTGGCAGCGCGATGACGCGGCCGTGATCCCACGGCTCGTTCCATCCGAGACGGGAGAAGAGGCCGTCGAGGATCATCGCCGTGAAGCCCCAGACGAGGCGTGGGCCACGGGCCGTAGGGATGAGGAAAGCGGGGCCGCGGAATTCGCCTCGTTCGCTCTGGAGCACGGTCATCCCTCGGTGCGCGGGATCGAGGAGGTCCGCCACGGGAGCGCGGAACACGTCTGCCGATTCGGCCTCGTCGACGACACGGACCGGCGACGGGCGCCGCCACCAGGCGAGCACAGGAGTCACGAGGTGGCGGGAGTGTTCGAGCGGGATCGGTTCGAGGGTGCCGAGCACGTCGACCCCGTCGACATCGAGGCCGGTCTCTTCCCACGCTTCCCGCAGGGATGCCGCGACGACATCGGCATCCTCCGGGTCGACGCGTCCGCCCGGGAAGGCGACCTGACCCGGGTGAGCGCGCAAGGTCTCCGCCCGCGACAGCAGCAGAACGTCGAGATCACGGGAGATGGCACCGGACGTGTGCTCGCGTTCGGCCAGCACGTCGTCGAGGACACCGAAGAGGATCAGGACCGCCGCCGGACGCGCTCCCGGCACCGAGGGCATCGCTCGCAGGGCCTCGAAACCCGGCTGCAGCGCGCCGCTCGCGACCGACTCGACGAGCTGGATCAGCTGCTCCCGCGCGGCGGCGGCGGGCGCAGGAGAGGTCATTGACTCAGGGTATGCGACGGGCTGCAGGTGGGCGCGGACGCCGGCGCACCGGTGATAGTCTCGATCGGTACGCCTCCGTAGCTCAGGGGATAGAGCGTTGGTTTCCGGTACCAGAAGTCGGGGGTTCGAATCCCTCCGGGGGCACACGGGAACGAAGGGGACTCGGCATCGCCGGGTCCCCTTCGTCGTTCCCGGCGAGCGTCAGTCGCTCTCGCCGGCATCCTCGTCGGGGTCGACCGGGTGGCCGAACGGCGGGATGCCGCCGGGTACGGCTCCGTCGTCGGTGGGGAGTTCGACATCCGGCCCCTCGTAGGCGTTCTCGTCCGTGCTGCGCTCTTCGACTGACATGTCGTCCTCCGTGATCGGTGCCTGCGTGATCGCGAGGCTAACGCGGTCTGCGGCAGGTCGCGCGGGCTTGACAGCTCGCGACGTCAGTCGGAGACGAGTTTCAACCCGACGATGCAGGCGACGAGCCCGAGGACGAGCAGGATCTTGATCAGCGAAACCGATTCGGCGCCGGTCACCATCGCCCAGATGACCGTCAGGGATGCTCCGATGCCGACCCACACGGCATAGCCGGTTCCCGTCGGGATCTCCCGCAGCGCGAAGGCGAGGCCGCCCATGCTGGCCACGAGCGCGACGCCGAAGATGACCGTGGGCCAGAGCTTCGTGAAGCCTTCGGAGCGGCCGAGTGCGGTGGCCCACACGGCTTCGAGCATCCCGGCGACGATGAGAACGATCCATGACAGCATGACTGACCTCCTGGCCAGTCTTGTCGCTCACCGGGTACTGAACCCTCGTCCGGGGACCCGGTCGGGGTCCACCGCGAGTCTATGCGTCATCGATGTGCGGGGGCGGGTGCGGCCGAGCCTCGCCAAGTGCGGACCACGTTCGCGGTGTGGTCGTCGAGGTGCGCGCGGAACCACGCGTCGAGGTCGAGTTGGCGGTACATCGCACGGAACGCGGACTCTGGGGTGTGCCCGAACCCGTCCAGGATCGTCAATCGCTCGTGGACATCGAAGGACCGGGAGTGGAGCTCGGCCATGGCGTCGGCGTTCTCGAACGACGCGAGGTAGTCCTGGGTGGCGGCATCCTCGGTGACGCCGATCGCCTTGAGCAGGACGGCTGCGACCAGGCCGGTGCGGTCCCACCCGGCGCCGCAGTGAAAGAGGACTGCACCGCGGGGAGCCTCGGCGATCGCCCCGAGGACACCGGCGAGTCGATGCGGCAGCTGCGCGAGGTGATCCGCGTAATAGAGCGGAGTCCCCCACTGGCCGTTGCGTTCCCGTGGCGCCCAGAAGTCGCGTTCATCCCCATCGAGATCGAGCTGACGGATCGCGATACCGGTGGGCACAGCGCCGGACCTCTCTTCGGGTCGGCGGAGATCGACGACCGTCGTCACTCCGTGACACCGCAGCTGATCCCATCCCGCTTCGGTGACCAGATCGAGCACTTCCGCCCGCACGAACACGCCGCTCGGAGTGCGTGAACCGTCGCGGCGATCGAGGCCGCCGAGCTCTCGGACGTTGGCGAGGCCCTCGATCTCGAGACGTGTCTGCATGCGCCGATCCTGCCATGCCGATCGAGCGCTTGCGCTGCCGCTCGCCTGTCGCGACGCGACGTCGGGTGCTGCGCTTTGCGACAGGGGAAGCAGAAGGCTGCGACGCGCGGAGCGCTCGCCTGTCGAGACGCGCCGTGGGGTGCTGCGCTTTGCGACAGGGGAAGGGGTAGGGGATGCCGGGGTCGAGGTCTCGGGCTTGGGGTCGGGGTCTCGGGTCTGGGGCCGGGGTCTCATCTCGCTCGCCTGCCGCAACACGCCGCGGGGCGCTGCAGTTTGCGACAGGGGAAGGGGCGACGGGGATGCCGGGGTGAGGTGTCGGAGGCGATGTCGGAACCCCCTCCTAGTCTGGGACTATGTCCGGGGATGAGGAGTTCGAGCGGTGGCCCACTGAGGTGCCCATCGACGTCCCGTCGACCCTCGACTGGGTGGTGATGTGCGCGGACATGGCGACCGTCCACGCGGCGCAACGCTACCGGTGCATCGTCGAGTTGTGGGACGACGCGATCGCGGAAGAGCACCGGAACGACCGCGACGCGGTACTCGTGGAACGGTCAGTACGCCTCGAAGTCGCGAGCGCACTGCGGATCACCGAGCACGCCGCGGGACGCTTGATGGGCCTCGGACGGGCGCTGGTGTACCGGTACCCGCAGGTGCTCGACTCGATGAGTCATGCGGGCATCACCGACACGCACGCGACGATCATCGTCGACGGACTCGACGAGCTCGAGGTCGTCCGGGGTGAGCTCGTCGGTGAGGTGCTGATGCTGGCGGAGGAGATGCCGACGGGACCGTTCCGACGTGCGGTGAAACGGATCGTGGATCGGGAACGAGAAGCGACCATTGCCGAGCGTCACGCGGATGCCGTGGCCCACCGCCACGTGCGCGTAGAGCCGGGCGTTGACGGGATGGCCTGGCTCACCGCACACCTCCCCGCCGTCGAAGCGCACGCGATCTACGGCAGGCTCAGCGCAATCGCGAAGACCCTCGACGATGACGAACGCACCCTCGACCAGAAACGCGCCGACGTGTTCGGGGACCTGCTCATCGATGGGGAAACCGCCTCCGTCCCCGACTCTGCACGCGGGATCCGCCCAACCGTCGCGATCACGGTCCCCGCGTTGACACTGCTCACCGGAGAAGGCCCGACCGCGCAGGTCGACGGCGTCGGCCCCATCCCGCTCGACCGGGCGCGGGAGTTGTGTGGTGCGGCATCCGGGTGGATGCGGGTTCTCACCCATCCCGACACCGGGGTCGTGCTCTCCGTGGGACGCGAGCAGTACCGACCACCCGCAGACCTCCGACGCCTCGTCGCCTGGCGCGCAGCACGCTGCATGGCACCCGGATGCGGGATCCCCGCCCACCGATGCGACATCGACCACACCGTCGACTGGCACCACGGCGGACACACCGACGCCAGCAACCTCGCCCCGCTCTGCCGAGGCCATCACACCGTCAAACACCACACTGATTGGCGCGTCAGAGCGAAACCCGGCGGAGCGCTCGAATGGACCTCACCCGCAGGCAGGGTCTACCTCGTGCAACCCGAACGCCGCATCCCGCAGTTCACCACCGACCCACCACCGTTCTGAGCAGACATCATCCCGAAGGATGACCCCCTCACACCTCAGGGCGGACGCGGAGGAGTTACCCCCGTTCGTAACGTCGGAGTATGGCTACCGCGACCCTCTCCACCACTTCACGACCCGGCGCCCGCGTGGGAACGACGACATCCGCTGCCGTGCTCTCGGTGCTCGGCACCATCGTCGCCATCGGGATCGCCGCGACGAGCCTTCTCATCGTTCCCGTCGCCCTGCTCGTCGCGTTCGGTCCGTCGCTCCTCGCGCGATTCTGATCACGCCTGCGAGGATGGCGGGGATGACCATCCTCCTGCGCCCGTGGCGCGTCGACGACGCGGACGACCTCAGCCGAGCGGCGCGAAGCGCCCCCGACCTCGCACCGCAGTTCGGGGGCACGGACCTGTCCGATCCGGATGCCGCGCGTGACTTCATCTCGCGGTTCCTCCGATTCGACGACAGCGCGAAGAACTGGGCCGTCGAGGTCCACGGGGAGGCCGTCGGCAACGCCGGCGCGACGGGCATCGAGTTCCGTCACCAGACCGCGTGGATGTCGTATTGGCTTGCGGCATCCGCCCGGGGGAAAGGAATCGCGGTCGCCGCGGTCGCGCGCATCAGCGAGTGGGCCTTCGCCTCCGGCCTCCATCGACTCGAACTGGGGCATCGCGTGAACAACCCGGCATCCTGCCGCGTCGCTCGCGCCGCCGGATTCCCGGCAGAGGGCGTCGAGCGCCAGAAGCTCCGCTACGGCGACACGCGATTCGACGTCGAAACCCACGCCCGGCTCGCCACCGATCCGTCGCCCTCCACACACGGAACTGCCGTCGCACTGCGGACGGATGTCCAGGTGCGACGGCAGGTCTGATCCGCGGACGCGGAGTCAGCCCCCCGAAGGGTTCTCGATGGGGGTGCCATCCTCGTCGGTCGTCACGGGCGGGTTCTCATCGGGCGACCCGCCCGATGCGGTGTCCGCCTCGGACTGCTCGTCCGGGACTCCCTGCGTGTTGTGCTCGTCCGAGCCGTTCGTGTCGCTCATCGCGGTCCTTCCGGTCGCTATCGGTCACGTGTCGGCGACGGTACGCATCTGCTCCGTGCGCGGAGAGGGCCTTGACAGACCCTCATCGCGCGGAGCCGGTTCAGAGCTCGACGGTGTCGTTCTTGCCCTCGTAGGCCTGGCCGGTGACCTTGGACTTCACGAGGCTGACGATCGAGGCGACGACACCGCCGGGGCTGCTCCAGTACTCCCCCGACACGGCGTCGACCTTGAGGAGGGTGATGTTCGGGTCCTCGGGGCCTTCGGGAAACCACGCCTCGACGCCCGGGGACCAGTATTCGCGCAACCGCGCCAGGTCGTCGACGATCTCTGCGCGCCCGGCGAGCGAGACCCACGCGTCGTTCGCGCTGAGCGCCACGCCCACCTGGGGGCGGGCACCGACGTGCGATGCCACGGACGAATCGCAGCCGACGATGAACCAGAGATCGCCGTCGAACTCCCTGTCCTGCACCGTGAGCGGCCGCGCGGTCAGCGCACCCTCGTCGTTTGTCGTGGTGACCATCGCGAAGCGGAACTTCGGCAGGAGGTCGATGAGTGTCGCGCGGGGATCGTTCTCGGTGGCCATGGGGCCCTCCTTCGTCGTGACCTCAGCGTCACACCCGCCGGCGGCACTGCACCGGGGCTTGACACGTCGCCCGAGGTGGCGTCAGGGGGCCGGGACGAGGAAGAGCCCGTCGAGGAGCCCCGGGTTGTGCGCGTGCACCAGCACGGCGAAGACGACGGCATCGAACAGCAGGTGCACCGTCACGACGTAGGCGAGCGACTTGGTCCGCAGGAAGATGACGGCTTGCAGCAGCGCGAACGGGATCGTAAGCGCCGGGCCCCATGCGCGGTAGCCGAGCTCCCAGAGGAACGACACGAACACGACGGCCTGCAGCACGTTTGCGGTTGCGTCGGCGAAGTGACGTCGCAGCAGGGCGAAACAGGTGCAGATGAAGAACAGCTCATCCCAGATGCCCACCGCGCCGACCCCGACGAAGAGCCGCGCGATCAGGTCCGGGGTGTCGACGACGGGCCAGTTCTCGTAGACACCGGAGGTGATGAAGTAGAACGGGAGCAACAGCCACCCGAGCACCAGGACGGCAACCAACCACGCCCACTGCCACCGCGTCCACCGCCCGCCACCGCGCCAGGGGAACCGGATCGCGTGGTCGCGGTACACGAACCGCGACACGAGGTACGGCACCAGCACCGCGCCGCCGAGGGCGAGGGTGAACCGGATCATGGCCGCGTTGTCGAGTTCGGCCTTCAACGGGATGACGCTGACGATCAGCATCCCGATCGCGATCAGCGACAGGTCGCGCGTGAGAGAGGGTCCGGATGCCGCGGCATCCCGCCCTTCGAGGGCGACGGCGAGCGCGAGGCCCGCCGCGAGCAACACCCACCCCAGCCACGGCGTCAGCAGCACGAAGAACGCCGGCGCCGCAAGGCACACCAGGAGCGCCGGGACGACGCGCACGCCGAGGACGGGACGCGTTTCTTCCGCGGCGCGGACCATCACGCCGTCCGGGGACGGCGGCGGTAGGTGAGATCGCGGATGTCCCGCCCTTTCGCGATGCCCTTGCGCTCGAACGCGGTCATGACGCGACCGTCGAATCTGTCCGCCCACTCCCCCTCGAACGCGGGCTCGAAGTCGGCGGCATCCGCCAGGACATCGCGCATCTGGCGGGCGTAGTCCTCCCAGTCGGTGGCGAGGCGCAGGACACCACCGTCGCGGAGCGCGCGGGCAGCGAGCTCCGGGAACCCGTCTGCGACGAGCCGACGCTTGTTGTGCTTGTTCTTGTGCCACGGATCGGGGAAGAAGATCCACACCTCGTCGACGGACGCCTCCGGCAGCAGGTGCTCGAGGACCTCGGGCGCGTTCGCCTCCACGAGCCGCAGGTTCCGCACTCCCGCGCGGTCCGCGTCGAGCATCGTGCGGGCGAGCCCCGCACGGAAGACCTCGACGGCGATGAAGTCCGTCTCCGGAGCGTGCGCTGCGGCGCGCACGATCGCGTGCCCCTGACCCGAGCCGATCTCGACGATGAGCGCCGATGCACGACCGAACTCGGCGACCGGGTCGATGGTCGAACCGGGACGGATGCTGGTGGCCGCGGCATCCCGCTCCACCTCGAGCAGGTAGGTACCCGAGTGATCCTCCCAGGCACGCTCCTGTCCGTCGCTCATGCGACCGCTCCGCCGGACGAACGAGACGGGCTTGTCACGGAAGCGCGGCGCCGACTCGGGCGCGTCGGGGTCGGGCATGCGACCAGGGTATCCCGCGGTATCCGGCGCCTCTGCGGGCCGTCCCTTGCGTCGCCCGCTCATGCGGTCACGAAATCGATGAGTTCCTCGACACGGCCGAGGAGGGCGGGGTCGAGGTCGCGGAAGGTCGTGACGGATCCGAGGATGCGCTGCCAGTTGTGGGCGATGTCAGTCTGGTCCTCAGCCGGCCAGCCGAGGGCCTGACTGACGCCCTTCTTCCACTCGATCCCGCGGGGAATCTCGGGCCAGGCGGCGATCCCGAGCGCGCGCGGCGTGACGCACTGCCAGACGTCGATGTAGGGGTGCCCGACGATCTTGAGGTGCGGTCCGTGCGGGCCGCGGAGGATCTGCTCGGCGATTCGCGTCTCCTTCGAGCCTGGCACGAGGTGGTCGACGAGCACCCCGTAGCGGCGCTCGGCGCTGGGCGGCTCGGCGCGGAGCAGGTCCTCGAGAAGGTCGACGCCCTGCAGGTATTCGACGACGACGCCTTCGATGCGGAGGTCGGCGCCCCACACCTTCTCGACCAGCTCGGCGTCGTGTCGACCTTCGACGAGGATGCGCGACGCCCGCGCGACGCGGGCTCGCGCCTGCGGATCGGCGAACGAGCCCGAGGCGGTACGCGTGCGACCCGCAGGGGCCGCGGCGCGGGGCGGCACGAGCTGCACGGGACGTCCGTCGACGAGGAACCCCCCGCCGATCGGGAACAGCCGGACCCGGCCGTGCCGGTCCTCGAGCTCGACGTGTCCCGCGGTCACGCCGGTCACCGCTCCGACGAAGTCGTCGCCGGCGAGCTCCACGACGAGGCCGCGTTCGGCGGGCACCGTGGCCACGGTGGGTCGCCCTTTGTCGCGCCAGCCTGAGGCGAGCACATCCATTCCGTACCGGTCGTCCATCGGCACCTCCCGAATCGGGAAGCCTAGGTGAGGAAGACAAAGGGAACGCACAGGCGCTCCGGCCGCAACCCGGTATCGAGACATACGGGCCGCGGCATAGACTCGCGGCAAGCGGTTTCGGCCGCACCGAGCGACTCCCGGAGGCCTCACCGATGCGATCCCGCCTGACATCCGTCGTGGCGGCGTCGGTCGCGATCGTCGCCGGTTCCCTCGCGCTGAGCGGACCGGCCTTCGCCACGGAACCGATCGCCCTCGGCGACACCCATGTGCTCGACGCGTCCGACGTTCTGAACGATGCGCAGGAATCCAGCCTCGACGCACGCCTCGACCGGCTGACCGAGGATTCCGGGGTGGACCTCTGGGTCGTCTACGTCGACGACTTCACCGACCCGAGCGGCGCGCAGCAGTGGGCGGAAGCGACCGCGGAGCGGAACAACCTCGGCCCCAACCAGTACCTCCTCGCCATCGCCACGGAAGGTCGCGCATACTACCTGTCGTCCGACTCCTCGGGTCCCATCGCCGACGGCACCATCACGTCGATCGAGCAGGAACGCGTCTTCCCCGCACTGTCCGACGGGGATTGGGAGGGAGCCGGTGTCGCCGCAGCCGACGGGCTCGCCGACGCGCGCGCAGGCGGCGGGGGCGGACTGGTCTGGGTCGTCGTCATCGTCGTCGCCGCTCTCGGCGCCCTCGTGGTGTGGGCGCTCGTCCGTCGGCGACGTCGCGCGGCGACCGGTGCGACATCCGGTCGGGTCGAGGTGCCCCTCGACGAACTGGAACGTGACGCCGGCGCCGCCCTCGTCCAGACCGACGACGCGATCACGACCAGCGCGCAGGAGCTCGGGTTCGCGAAAGCGGAGTTCGGGGATTCCGCCACCGTCGAGTTCGAACAGGCGATCACCGACGCGCGCACGTCACTGGAGCGCGCGTTCGCCCTGCAGCAGCAGATGGATGACGAGACGCCCGACTCCCCCGCGCAGCAGCGGGCCTGGTACGAGGAGATCCTCGAGCGGTGCCGCACGGCTGCGGCGACGCTGGAGGAGAAGGGCGACGCCTTCGACGCGCTCCGCGACCTCGCCAAGAACGCTCCGGAGGCGCTCGCCCGCGTCCAGCAACGCCGTGCCGACGTCGGCGCGCGCACGGACGCGCTCGATGCCCGCCTTGCGGAACTCCGTTCGGTGTACCGCCCCGACGCTCTCACCACCGTCGCCGACAACCCCGCGCAGGCGCGCGACCGACTGACCTTCGCCGATGCGCGGCTGGCAGAGGCCCAGGCCGAGGTCTCCGCCGGTGACGGCACGGGGGCGGCCGTCGGCATCCGTGCCGCAGAGCAGGCCGTCGAGCAGGCCGACCAGCTTCAGACGGCGGTCGAGAAGCTCGCCGCCGACCTCGCCAGCGCCGAGCGCGACGGCGCGGCGCTCGTCACCGAGCTCGAGGCGGACCTCGCCGCCGCGGCCGCGACTCCCGACCCCGACTCCCGCCTGGCACCGGTGATCGCCTCCACGCGTCAGAACCTCGACGCGGCCCGCGACGTCCTCACCGGGAGCGCCCGCGACCCCTTGTCAGCCGTCAACCTGCTGCAGGGCGCGAACACCGCGATCGACGGAGCGCTCGGCGAGATCCGCGACGCGCAGCTGCGCGCCGACCGCGCGGAGCGCGTCCTCGCCCAGGCCCTTCTGCAGGCCAAGGCGCAGGTGTCGGCCGCCGAGGGCTTCATCAGCGCACGCCGGGGGGCCGTCGGAGCCACCGCTCGCACCCGCCTCGCCGAAGCCGGTGCGACGCTCGTCCAGGCGACCCAGCTGCAGCAGACCGACCCCGAGCAGGCGCTCTCGCTCGCGCAACGCGCCGCCGCGCTCGCGGGCGAGGCGACGCAACGCGCGCAGAGCGACGTCGGATCGTTCGCCGGCGGCGGAAACGCTGGCGGCGGGGGCGACTTCGGCGGCATGCTGGGCGGCATCATCCTCGGCTCGCTCCTCGGCGGCGGCGGCGGATCGCGACGTTCCTCCGGCGGCTTCGGCGGTGGCTTCGGCGGCGGATCCTCACGCGGCGGACGCAGCGGCGGCTCGATCCGACGCAGCAGCGGCGGCGGGTCCCGCTCCCGGCGAGGAGGCGGTCGCTTCTGATCTTCCGACGCCGCACCCCGCAGACCTCGACCCTCCGTTCGACACCACGACCTCCCGCTAGGAAAGGAAACACGATGGCAAAGCAGTCCATCTTCGGCCGCATCTCCACCCTGATGAAGGCGAACATCAACGCGCTCCTCGACTCCGCCGAGGACCCGCAGAAGATGCTCGACCAGCTCGTGCGCGATTACACGAACAACATCGCGGATGCCGAGACGGCGATCGCCGAGACGATCGGCAACCTGCGTCTGCTCGAGCGCGACCACGACGAGGATGTGAAGGCCGCCGCCGAGTGGGGCAACAAGGCCATCGCCGCCAGCCGCAAGGCCGACGAGCTGCGCTCCGCCGGGAACACGACGGATGCCGACAAGTTCGACAACCTCGCGAAGATCGCCCTGCAGCGCCAGATCAGCGAAGAGAACGAGGCACGTGCCATCGCTCCCTCGATCGCCTCGCAGACCGAGGTCGTCGACAAGCTGAAGGACGGCCTCAACGGCATGAAGCAGAAGCTCGACCAGCTTCGCTCGAAGCGTTCCGAGCTGCTCGCCCGCGCCAAGACGGCCGAGGCCCAGAACAAGGTCCACGACGCCGTCAAGTCGATCGACGTCCTCGACCCGACGAGCGAGCTCGGCCGCTTCGAGGACAAGGTCCGCCGCCAGGAGGCTCTCGCCACCGGCAAGGCGGAGATCGCCGCTTCGACGATCGACGCGCAGTTCAACCAGCTCGAGGACCTCGGCGAGCTGACCGAGGTCGAGGCGCGCCTGGCCGCGCTGAAGACCGGCGGCAACGCCGGCGCGATCGAGCAGTAAGCAGCATCACGCGTGACGCCGGCGCCGGGCCCCCGCGGGTCCGGCGCCGCCGTTCTCCCCGGAGGTAGCAATGACCCGATTCGTCGTCGTCCCGCAGTGGCAGGGGTCACCGTCCGCCCGCGCGATGCGCCTCATCGACGGCGCGGAGGCGATCGCCGAAGACCTGCCGCGCTCGGCGCTCACCCGCGTCGACGTCCCCGCCGAGGCGGGCGAGGCGGTGGGTACGGGCATCCGTCGCTTCAGCACGCTCAGCCGCGTGCGCGATGAGATCGCCGAGGTTCTCGCGGGCGAGAATGAGCCCGCCGTGGTGATCGGCGGGGATTGCGCTGTGGCGGTGCCGGCGATCGCGGCGGCGGCGAAGCGGCATCCGTCTCTCGCGATCGTCTGGTTCGACGCGCACGGCGACCTGCACACGCCCGAGACCTCGGCGTCGGGGGCGCTGGCGGGGATGGCCCTCCGCGCGGCGATCGAGGCCGGCGCCTTCATGCCGACGCCACCGGCCACCGCCGCACGCACGATCCTGGTCGGTGCCCGCGCGCTCGACGACGCCGAGGCCGAGGCCCTCGACGGCTCGGGGATCACCCGGATCGCCGCTGACGAACTCGGCGACTCGGCGGCTCTCGCCGACGCCGTCGCCGCCACCGGGGCAGACGCCGTCTACGTGCACATAGACCTCGACGTCCTCGACCCGGCCAGCGTCGTCGGCGTCCTCGAGCCGGTGCCGTTCGGGGCCGACCCCGCCCACGTCATCGCCTCACTCGCGGTCCTGCGGGAACGGATGCCGCTGGTCGGCGCCTCGCTCTCCGGCTTCGCCCCCGCGACGCGGGACGCCGCGGTCGAGGACCTCGGCACGATCCTGCGCCTGCTGGGAGCCCTCGCGTGAGCCCGCTCCCCCCGCCCGGGTGGGAGGAGCGCGCGGCGCGCGCCGTCGATCGGGGCCGCCGATTCGACCGCTGGATCCCCGGCATCCTGCTCGACTCCCCGCTCAGCCGCCTCGGATACCTCGCGGGAACGACCTTCGGATTCGTGTGGGGTTCGCTCTGGTCGACGGGCCGGGTCGAACGCCGCGCGGGCCTGTGGGTCTTCCGCGGGATGCCGGGGGCCACCTTCGGGCGAGGGGGCGTCTGCGTCGGCGGCTGCTTCCTCACCGGTGACGGCGAGATCGACGACCGTCTGCTGGCCCACGAGGCCACGCACCAGGTGCAATGGCGGCGGTACGGCATGCTGATGCCGCTCCTCTACCTGCTCGCCGGTCGAAACCCCCTCACCAACCGGTTCGAGATCGAGGCCGGTCTGGCGGACGGCCGCTACATCCCGCGCAGCTGAGCGGTCACGCCACGAGAACGCGACGCAGCTCCGCGACCTCGTCGGCCGTCAGCCCGTGGGCCTGGAGGTAGTCGACCGGTCCGCCGTACCGCAGCCGCAGATCGTCGAACACGGCTCGCATCGCCGCCGCCGGCGAGCGCGTCACGAGGTCGTCGAGGTGCCGCGCGTGCGGGTACCGATGCCGGAGGAATCGGAGGACGCCCTCGTTGCGACTCACCGGCAGGAGCTGTTCGGTCTGCGCGTAGTCGGCGATGACGGCATCCTCGTCGACCCCGGCGGCAGCGAGGATGAGCGCGACCGACAGACCCGTGCGGTCCTTGCCGACCGTGCAGTGGACGAGCACCGGCTGCACCTCGAGCACTGCCCGCGCGGCGTCGACGAGCCGCGCCGCCGAACCGTCGACGAGCGCCCGGTAGACGTCGTCGAGCGACAGATCGTCGGCGAAGAACGAGGCGACCGACCCGGCGAAGATCGGCAGGTGCACGGTGTCGATCCCGAGTCCCGCCACACGGGACGGTTCGGTCCGACGCTCGTCGTCGTCGCGCAGGTCGACGATGCGACGGATGCCGAGGCCCGCCACCCGATCCGTGCCCGCCGCCGTGAGGTGGCCGAGGTTCCCCGACCGGTACAGCACACCGGATCGGGTCCGTCCCCCCTCCGCCGGAAGACCCCCGACGTCGCGGAAGTTGAACGCGCCCGGAACGTCCTGGACGCTCACGAGGTGGGCGGCGGGGTCCGCCGCTCCCGCACCGGGTACCGACCGGCGATCGCGATGCGGTTGAACGCGTTGATCGAGACGAGCAGCCAGCTGAGCGCGACGTACTCCTCCTCGGAGAGGATGCCGCCGACGCGGTCGTAGACGTCGTCGGAGACCCCCTCGTCGTGGATGAAGACGTAGGACTCGGTGAGCTCCAACGCGGCTCGCTCACGCTCGCTGAAGACACTCGACTCCCGCCAC
This DNA window, taken from Microbacterium sp. MM2322, encodes the following:
- a CDS encoding carboxymuconolactone decarboxylase family protein, whose product is MSDHHRVHLARAARPAYDALEAFATTVGELAADAGIDARLRELTLIHASQLNGCAYCVRVHSDRAAKAGVTLDLVAQIPVWRESSVFSERERAALELTESYVFIHDEGVSDDVYDRVGGILSEEEYVALSWLLVSINAFNRIAIAGRYPVRERRTPPPTS
- a CDS encoding Fe-S oxidoreductase, with protein sequence MSPLPPPGWEERAARAVDRGRRFDRWIPGILLDSPLSRLGYLAGTTFGFVWGSLWSTGRVERRAGLWVFRGMPGATFGRGGVCVGGCFLTGDGEIDDRLLAHEATHQVQWRRYGMLMPLLYLLAGRNPLTNRFEIEAGLADGRYIPRS
- a CDS encoding tyrosine-protein phosphatase, translating into MSVQDVPGAFNFRDVGGLPAEGGRTRSGVLYRSGNLGHLTAAGTDRVAGLGIRRIVDLRDDDERRTEPSRVAGLGIDTVHLPIFAGSVASFFADDLSLDDVYRALVDGSAARLVDAARAVLEVQPVLVHCTVGKDRTGLSVALILAAAGVDEDAVIADYAQTEQLLPVSRNEGVLRFLRHRYPHARHLDDLVTRSPAAAMRAVFDDLRLRYGGPVDYLQAHGLTADEVAELRRVLVA